In one Nocardioides sp. NBC_00368 genomic region, the following are encoded:
- a CDS encoding CoA-acylating methylmalonate-semialdehyde dehydrogenase: MTDLPILDHWIGGATNPGTGTRLGDVYNPALGTVQKHVRFASAADVDTAVTAAKKAYDEWSETSLTRRTAVLFKFRELLNARKGELAEILTAEHGKVLSDAAGEIARGLEVVEFACGLSHLLKGTVSEQVSNGVDVTTLKQPLGVVGIISPFNFPAMVPMWFFPIAIAAGNTVVIKPSEKDPTASNWIAELWAEAGLPDGVFNVVHGDKEAVDALLDNPDVASISFVGSTPIARYVYERGTAAGKRVQALGGAKNHMLVLPDADLDLVADSAVNAGFGSAGERCMAISVVLAVDSVADTLISKITSRMATLKTGDGTRGTDMGPLITGAHRDKVASYVDVATADGAEVVVDGRGIEVDGDPNGFWVGPTLVDRVPTTSTVYTEEIFGPVLSVVRVSGYEEGLELINSGQFGNGTAIFTNDGGAARRFQREVQVGMVGVNVPIPVPVAYHSFGGWKASLFGDAKAYGPAGLDFFTREKAVTTRWLDPSHGGINLGFPQNS; this comes from the coding sequence ATGACCGATCTCCCCATCCTCGACCACTGGATCGGCGGGGCCACCAACCCCGGCACCGGCACCCGCCTCGGCGACGTCTACAACCCCGCGTTGGGCACCGTGCAGAAGCACGTACGCTTCGCCTCGGCCGCCGACGTCGACACCGCCGTCACGGCGGCGAAGAAGGCCTACGACGAGTGGAGCGAGACCTCGCTGACGCGGCGTACGGCCGTGCTCTTCAAGTTCCGCGAGCTGCTCAACGCCCGCAAGGGCGAGCTCGCCGAGATCCTGACCGCCGAGCACGGCAAGGTGCTCTCCGACGCGGCCGGCGAGATCGCCCGCGGACTCGAGGTCGTCGAGTTCGCCTGCGGCCTCTCCCACCTGCTCAAGGGCACCGTCTCCGAGCAGGTCTCGAACGGCGTCGACGTGACCACTCTCAAGCAGCCGCTCGGCGTCGTGGGCATCATCAGCCCGTTCAACTTCCCGGCGATGGTGCCGATGTGGTTCTTCCCCATCGCGATCGCGGCGGGCAACACGGTGGTCATCAAGCCCTCGGAGAAGGACCCGACCGCGTCGAACTGGATCGCCGAGCTGTGGGCCGAGGCGGGCCTGCCCGACGGCGTCTTCAACGTAGTCCACGGCGACAAGGAGGCGGTCGACGCGCTCCTCGACAACCCCGACGTCGCCTCGATCTCGTTCGTCGGGTCCACCCCGATCGCCCGCTACGTCTACGAGCGCGGCACCGCCGCCGGCAAGCGCGTCCAGGCGCTCGGCGGCGCCAAGAACCACATGCTCGTCCTGCCCGACGCCGACCTCGACCTGGTCGCCGACTCCGCGGTCAACGCGGGCTTCGGATCGGCCGGTGAGCGCTGCATGGCGATCTCGGTGGTGCTCGCCGTCGACTCGGTGGCCGACACCCTGATCTCGAAGATCACCTCGCGGATGGCCACGCTCAAGACCGGCGACGGCACCCGGGGCACCGACATGGGCCCGCTGATCACCGGGGCCCACCGGGACAAGGTGGCGAGCTATGTCGACGTGGCGACCGCCGATGGCGCCGAGGTCGTCGTCGACGGTCGAGGGATCGAGGTGGACGGCGACCCGAACGGGTTCTGGGTCGGCCCGACCCTCGTCGACCGGGTGCCGACCACGTCGACCGTCTACACCGAGGAGATCTTCGGCCCGGTGCTCTCGGTCGTCCGCGTCTCCGGCTACGAGGAGGGCCTGGAGCTGATCAACTCCGGCCAGTTCGGCAACGGCACCGCCATCTTCACCAACGACGGCGGCGCCGCACGCCGGTTCCAGCGCGAGGTGCAGGTCGGCATGGTCGGTGTGAACGTGCCGATCCCGGTGCCCGTCGCCTACCACTCCTTCGGCGGCTGGAAGGCGTCGCTGTTCGGCGACGCGAAGGCCTACGGTCCTGCGGGTCTGGACTTCTTCACCCGGGAGAAGGCCGTCACCACCCGGTGGCTCGACCCGTCGCACGGCGGGATCAACCTCGGGTTCCCTCAGAACTCCTAG
- a CDS encoding endo-1,4-beta-xylanase: protein MKIRHLAAAIATASTVALVASSTAHAEPRGFQPPPDSLRSYASEIGLRVGVAVNPEVLADDVLAGIAADEFSSLTPENEMKWETVEPTRGTYDWSGADEVVDFARAHGQKVRGHTLLWHNQNPAWLTEGVDDGTISTDELRAILEKHITDEVKHFRGKVYQWDVANEFFADSWSPNPLPNGMNGDNFWIKHLGTGIVADAFRWAHAADPKAQLFYNDYNIAGEDGNSAKSTAVYNWAKELLAQGVPIHGIGNQGHLDTQYGFSGERFRADLQRYADLGLKVAVTEADVRTFVDSAETQVPTDNLALFAHPYEFSQMLQACLAVRACTSFTVWGIDDTHSWVPGWFEGQGYALLWDVNKQPKEAYTTLKQDLRLALGAPRRR from the coding sequence GTGAAGATTCGCCACCTGGCCGCAGCCATCGCTACAGCCTCGACCGTCGCCCTCGTCGCGTCGTCCACCGCCCACGCCGAGCCGCGAGGGTTCCAGCCCCCGCCCGACTCGCTCCGCTCCTACGCCTCCGAGATCGGCCTGCGGGTCGGTGTCGCGGTCAACCCCGAGGTGCTGGCCGACGACGTGCTCGCCGGCATCGCCGCCGACGAGTTCTCCAGCCTCACCCCCGAGAACGAGATGAAGTGGGAGACCGTCGAGCCCACCCGCGGCACCTACGACTGGTCGGGTGCCGATGAGGTCGTCGACTTCGCCCGCGCCCATGGCCAGAAGGTACGTGGCCACACCCTGCTCTGGCACAACCAGAACCCGGCCTGGCTGACCGAGGGTGTCGACGACGGCACGATCAGCACCGACGAGCTTCGCGCGATCCTCGAGAAGCACATCACCGACGAGGTGAAGCACTTCCGCGGCAAGGTCTACCAGTGGGACGTGGCCAACGAGTTCTTCGCCGACTCCTGGAGCCCCAACCCGCTCCCCAACGGTATGAACGGCGACAACTTCTGGATCAAGCACCTCGGCACCGGCATCGTCGCCGACGCCTTCCGCTGGGCCCATGCCGCCGACCCGAAGGCGCAGCTGTTCTACAACGACTACAACATCGCGGGTGAGGACGGGAACAGCGCCAAGTCGACCGCGGTCTACAACTGGGCCAAGGAGCTCCTCGCCCAGGGAGTGCCGATCCACGGGATCGGCAACCAGGGCCACCTCGACACCCAGTACGGCTTCTCCGGCGAGCGGTTCCGCGCCGACCTGCAGCGCTACGCCGACCTGGGACTGAAGGTCGCGGTCACCGAGGCCGACGTACGCACCTTCGTCGACTCCGCCGAGACCCAGGTCCCGACGGACAACCTGGCGCTCTTCGCCCACCCCTACGAGTTCTCGCAGATGCTCCAGGCCTGTCTCGCCGTGCGCGCCTGCACCTCGTTCACGGTCTGGGGCATCGACGACACCCACTCCTGGGTACCTGGCTGGTTCGAAGGACAGGGCTACGCACTGCTCTGGGACGTGAACAAGCAGCCCAAGGAGGCCTACACCACCCTGAAGCAGGATCTCAGGCTGGCCCTGGGCGCGCCCCGCCGGCGCTGA
- a CDS encoding FAD-binding protein, which yields MRTETSTREAPGSTWARSYDYTARALVRPRSVEDVRDLVLREPRLRALGSRHSFTDLADTSGVLVSLDALESAPSLTGEVVRVPGGTRYGELAAWLEERGRALPNLASLPHISVAGAVATGTHGSGVGNGSLATSVTALEIIDGKGELVRLEAGSPDFAGAVVGIGALGIVTHLELATSPTYQVRQTVHDGLSYADLREHLTEILGAAYSVSVFTRWGDEPDGSVGRVWVKSRTTTPEIPGTELATRPHHVIPGLDPAPCTEQLGVPGPWHERLPHFRLDFQPSVGAELQSEYLVPLDRAQEAVDAVRSLAERIRPLLQVGEIRAVAADDLWLSPAYGTDILALHFTWQADPVGVGELLPELERRLPAGTRPHWGKLFATADPGAGFPHWDDFKRLVRRFDPDRRFWNAWLARVLD from the coding sequence ATGCGCACCGAGACCTCTACCCGCGAAGCTCCCGGATCGACGTGGGCCCGCAGCTATGACTACACCGCCCGCGCGCTCGTGCGACCACGTTCCGTGGAGGACGTACGCGACCTCGTGCTGCGCGAGCCACGACTGCGGGCGCTGGGGTCTCGGCACTCCTTCACCGATCTCGCGGACACATCGGGAGTGCTGGTCTCTCTCGACGCTCTGGAGTCCGCGCCGAGCCTGACCGGGGAGGTCGTCCGGGTGCCCGGCGGCACGCGCTACGGCGAGCTCGCCGCCTGGCTCGAGGAGCGCGGACGGGCGCTGCCGAACCTCGCCTCGCTCCCCCACATCTCCGTGGCCGGAGCGGTCGCGACGGGAACGCACGGATCCGGGGTCGGCAACGGGTCGCTGGCAACCTCCGTGACCGCGCTGGAGATCATCGACGGCAAGGGCGAGCTGGTGCGCCTGGAGGCCGGGTCGCCCGACTTCGCCGGGGCCGTGGTCGGCATCGGCGCGCTCGGGATCGTGACCCATCTCGAGCTGGCGACCTCGCCGACCTACCAGGTCCGGCAGACGGTCCACGACGGTCTTTCCTACGCCGACCTGCGAGAACACCTCACCGAGATCCTCGGCGCGGCCTACTCGGTGTCCGTCTTCACGCGGTGGGGCGACGAGCCGGACGGCTCCGTCGGCCGGGTCTGGGTGAAGTCACGTACGACGACTCCGGAGATCCCCGGGACGGAGCTCGCGACCCGTCCGCACCACGTCATCCCCGGTCTCGACCCGGCACCGTGCACCGAGCAGCTCGGGGTGCCGGGGCCGTGGCACGAGCGGCTGCCCCACTTCCGGCTCGACTTCCAGCCGAGCGTCGGCGCGGAGCTGCAGAGCGAATACCTGGTGCCGCTGGATCGCGCTCAGGAGGCCGTCGACGCCGTCCGGTCGCTCGCCGAACGGATTCGGCCGCTGCTGCAGGTGGGCGAGATCCGCGCGGTCGCCGCCGACGACCTGTGGCTCTCCCCCGCCTACGGCACCGACATCCTGGCGCTGCACTTCACCTGGCAGGCCGACCCCGTCGGTGTGGGCGAGCTCCTGCCCGAGCTGGAACGACGGCTTCCGGCGGGCACCCGGCCGCACTGGGGCAAGCTCTTCGCCACCGCGGACCCCGGCGCCGGCTTCCCGCACTGGGACGACTTCAAGCGCCTGGTCCGCCGCTTCGACCCGGACCGGCGGTTCTGGAACGCCTGGCTGGCCCGCGTGCTCGACTGA